In Triticum dicoccoides isolate Atlit2015 ecotype Zavitan unplaced genomic scaffold, WEW_v2.0 scaffold153872, whole genome shotgun sequence, the genomic stretch tcggtagaaccaatctcgcgtaagcgtacgcgtaatgtcggcccgggccgcttcatccaacaataccgctgaaccaaagtatgacatgctggtaagcagtatgacttgtatcgcccacaactcacttgtgttctactcgtgcatataacatctacgcataaaactagacacggatgccattgttggggaacgtagtaatttcaaaaaaaattcctacgcacatgcaagatcatggtgatgcatagcaacgagagggggattcTATctgcatacccttgaagatcgctaagtggaagtgtttatcaacgcggttgatgtagtcgtacatcttcacgatccgaccgatccaagtaccgaacgcacgacacctccgagttctgcacacgttcagctcgatgacgtcctcgccttctcgatccagcaagacgggcgaagtattagacgagttccagcagcacgacggcgtggtgacggtgttgatgaagaacaatctccgcagggcttcgcctaagcactatgaaaactttgacggaggataaactagaggggacggggttgccggcacacggcttggtgtttcttggtgTTTTGATGTTTCTTGATGTGTTTTTGGTGATAgccccacccctctatttatatgttgagccctggggttgaaacttggagcaaaagcctcctcaaagtcggttttgcccgaaaggcaagagtcccactcggactccaggaccggaGGCTTGAGTCCATCAAGGAGAGGAGCGCTGCTTTCAAATTCATCAACCTTGGGTCCTATGAGGATTGTCATAGCAGCAATGTCCACATCTCTCGTCATGGCAATCCTAGCCGGGAGACATCTGGGGAGCTCGATCGGTCCAATGTGGTTGGCGACAAGATCGAAGAAGACACAAGAGCACTGGTGGCCCAGATCACACGCTCTGGAAATGAGGCCAGCAACAACGTTATGGTCGTTGCTATCGTAGGTGTTGGTGGGATTGGCATGACCACCCTCGCCCAGAAGGTCTTCAATGACGAGGCCGTCCAAGGCGACTTCAGCAAAAAGATATGGTTGAGCGTCAACAGGAACTTTAGTGAGGTTGAGCTGCTGAGAAGAGCCATCATCGAACTCAGAGGAGGCTCTCAGCCAGTTGGAAATGCGAAGGCCACGCTTCAACGAACCCTCAAGGAAGCCTTGATTGGCCACAAGACCTTCTTGATAATGGATGATGTTTGGAACTATAGATCATTGGAGGATGTGCTCAAAACGCCGTTAGTCAATGCTGCTGCTCCAGGCAGCTACGTCCTCATCACCACTAGAGATGAAGGTGTAGCCCGAGGGGTGTCAGCTATATGGCCATACCACCACGTTGACACATTAGCACCTGACAATGCTTGGTTATTGCTCAAGACGCAGGTCTGTATGCAATTAAACATCTATATCTTTATCAAGCCAATAATCTATCTACATCTACTTATTAATAGTATAAGGTAGTTCTTTTAGAGAAATTAATCAGGTGTGGTTTCAATGGCTTATATGTACTACTACCTTAAGAGGCTATCAATAATTTCACATGGCTGATGTTACTTTGCTAGTGCAAACAAAGCATTGTGCTAGACAAGGAAATATATAACTACACAATTTTGTCACAATGTTTGTTGTAGCACATACTATGCATTTTAGGTGACAGGAAGATGGATAGCTTCACGTGACTGTAAAATAAGGAAGATAATAAATATTATATGATTTTACTAAATCTGGGTGCAAGTTTCTATCTCAATGACGGGAGTACTGCAAAAATATATTGCTAGCAATACATTCAGTTTTTTGTAAAAAATAGGAAAGGAAGAATTGTTTTCTAGGTATGAAGTAAAGTTTTGAAGCGC encodes the following:
- the LOC119344096 gene encoding disease resistance RPP13-like protein 4, with translation HEELSQRLESIKERSAAFKFINLGSYEDCHSSNVHISRHGNPSRETSGELDRSNVVGDKIEEDTRALVAQITRSGNEASNNVMVVAIVGVGGIGMTTLAQKVFNDEAVQGDFSKKIWLSVNRNFSEVELLRRAIIELRGGSQPVGNAKATLQRTLKEALIGHKTFLIMDDVWNYRSLEDVLKTPLVNAAAPGSYVLITTRDEGVARGVSAIWPYHHVDTLAPDNAWLLLKTQLNKWTDKSISILVSGRYSQ